From a single Methylacidiphilum kamchatkense Kam1 genomic region:
- a CDS encoding CAP domain-containing protein, producing MENSLPTSKEAPPFSLTEFREKTLFLINRFRKDQHLSALRLSPELNGISQQWAEHIAQQRKLVHRSLNSLKEITQREGWSLINENLHYSTAGADPEETVEAWKKSPGHRKNLLDESIQIAGIGAAFADNEGYVVFNGAAIKQMNGNSPSSLPHFLRKIFPKSQERDEDPE from the coding sequence TTGGAAAATTCGCTTCCAACCAGCAAAGAGGCTCCACCCTTCTCTCTCACAGAATTTAGAGAGAAAACTCTTTTTCTTATTAATCGCTTCCGAAAAGACCAACATCTCTCTGCACTACGCTTAAGTCCGGAACTCAATGGAATCAGTCAACAATGGGCTGAACATATTGCACAACAAAGAAAACTTGTCCATCGGTCCTTAAACTCCTTAAAAGAAATAACCCAAAGGGAAGGATGGAGTCTAATCAATGAAAATCTGCATTATTCAACAGCGGGAGCGGATCCAGAAGAAACCGTTGAAGCATGGAAAAAAAGTCCTGGGCATCGGAAAAACCTACTGGATGAAAGCATTCAGATAGCCGGAATTGGAGCAGCGTTTGCAGATAATGAGGGATATGTAGTATTTAATGGAGCTGCAATCAAACAAATGAATGGAAATTCGCCATCCTCATTACCTCATTTTCTTAGAAAGATATTCCCAAAAAGCCAAGAACGCGATGAAGATCCTGAATAG
- the mutL gene encoding DNA mismatch repair endonuclease MutL: MGRKIHILAEEVSNQIAAGEIIERPASVLKELIENSIDAGATQIDVETRSGGISWIKVKDDGCGMSREDAFLCLERHATSKIVSLSDFSRLTTYGFRGEAIPAIASVTKFSLATQEKGTSKGIVIEVHGGKIVQVNETGGLEGTTIAVSSLFFNVPARLKFLKSPRTELLHLQKQLIFSALSHPEIGIRYDHSPGGKGRWEKGEDFWKRIYSVFGETWAKELLWIEKEGEGFRIYGAISKPGVGRPSREDMFFFVNKRPVESKSFSLGVIDAYRNSLMKGLYPLCVLFAEVSPDEIDVNVHPTKKEVRFKREYAFRKFVSQVLLDGLKFQGISVPSSFCFEKKEQNLPTLLTTDSTPIGESCLSSVNESLSEEDLFTNHTSSLPKETHETKLPNNPFEYKIVGLFSSLYIAVEIKEGILLIDQHAAHERVLFEKMIEQFHASQKQAQKLLTPILITLSATEAEILSNSLNIFEDLGFEIRSLGISSFLLESVPSGIKRTDYEMFLREVLLELVELERHKKTARLYWQRDIALSVCKKAVKSGDLLTREEQEKLVRDLFFCKFPHTCPHGRPTWIKIGFKELEKQFGRTGVQGCEMKGKIL; encoded by the coding sequence ATGGGAAGGAAAATTCACATTTTGGCCGAAGAAGTCTCGAATCAGATAGCTGCAGGGGAGATTATTGAAAGGCCAGCTTCAGTCCTTAAGGAATTGATTGAAAATTCTATTGATGCTGGAGCCACCCAAATCGATGTTGAAACCAGATCTGGAGGAATATCGTGGATAAAGGTAAAGGATGATGGCTGTGGGATGAGTAGGGAAGATGCTTTTCTTTGTCTGGAAAGACATGCAACAAGTAAGATTGTCTCCTTGAGTGATTTTTCTAGACTTACTACTTATGGTTTCCGAGGAGAAGCCATTCCAGCCATTGCATCAGTGACTAAATTTAGTCTGGCTACCCAGGAAAAAGGAACTTCTAAAGGAATCGTTATTGAAGTCCATGGTGGAAAAATAGTTCAAGTCAATGAAACAGGTGGATTGGAGGGAACAACAATAGCTGTCAGCTCTCTTTTTTTCAATGTTCCAGCAAGACTTAAATTTTTGAAATCTCCAAGGACCGAACTACTACATCTTCAAAAGCAGCTTATTTTTTCTGCTCTATCTCATCCCGAAATAGGAATTCGATATGATCATAGTCCAGGGGGCAAAGGACGTTGGGAAAAAGGCGAAGATTTTTGGAAAAGAATTTATTCTGTTTTTGGAGAAACATGGGCAAAAGAACTTTTATGGATTGAAAAAGAAGGGGAGGGATTCAGAATATATGGGGCCATAAGCAAACCTGGGGTAGGAAGACCTTCCAGGGAAGACATGTTCTTTTTTGTCAACAAACGGCCAGTGGAATCAAAGAGTTTCTCATTAGGAGTCATCGATGCCTACCGAAATTCCCTAATGAAAGGGCTCTATCCTCTTTGTGTTCTTTTTGCCGAAGTCAGCCCTGATGAGATTGATGTGAATGTGCATCCAACAAAAAAAGAAGTTCGTTTTAAAAGAGAATATGCTTTTAGAAAGTTTGTAAGCCAAGTGTTATTAGATGGATTGAAATTTCAAGGGATATCGGTACCTTCTTCTTTTTGTTTTGAGAAAAAAGAGCAAAATCTTCCAACTCTTCTAACTACAGATAGTACGCCTATTGGAGAAAGTTGCCTGAGCTCTGTCAATGAATCTTTATCTGAAGAAGATCTGTTTACAAATCACACCTCTTCTCTTCCCAAAGAAACTCATGAAACTAAGCTGCCAAACAATCCTTTTGAATACAAAATTGTAGGCCTTTTTTCCTCCCTTTACATTGCTGTTGAAATCAAAGAGGGGATTTTATTGATTGATCAACACGCCGCTCATGAAAGGGTATTATTTGAGAAAATGATAGAGCAGTTTCATGCCTCTCAAAAACAGGCACAAAAGCTTTTGACTCCGATTCTTATCACCCTTTCTGCCACGGAAGCTGAAATTCTTTCAAACTCTTTGAACATTTTTGAAGATCTTGGCTTTGAAATACGCTCCCTTGGCATTTCTTCTTTTCTATTGGAGTCTGTTCCAAGTGGAATTAAAAGAACTGATTACGAAATGTTTTTGCGAGAAGTTCTCTTGGAACTTGTTGAGTTGGAAAGGCACAAAAAAACTGCCCGACTCTACTGGCAAAGAGATATTGCTTTATCGGTTTGTAAAAAAGCAGTCAAATCTGGGGATTTGCTTACTAGGGAAGAACAAGAAAAACTTGTTAGGGACCTTTTCTTTTGCAAATTCCCGCATACTTGCCCTCATGGGAGACCCACATGGATAAAGATTGGATTTAAAGAGCTTGAAAAACAATTTGGTAGAACAGGAGTACAAGGTTGTGAAATGAAAGGAAAAATTCTTTAA
- the ppsA gene encoding phosphoenolpyruvate synthase produces MNPTPNSLKDKKPFVLWFDQISLKDIPLVGGKNASLGEMYSHLSSKGIKVPNGFATTAEAYRFFLSENRLEEEIKELLSGLDPHDLENLRDRGRKIRALIIDSPMPKELENEIINAYANLNKEAKQQAVDVAVRSSATAEDLPGASFAGQQETYLNVRGKDNLLHSIKKCFASLFTDRAISYRSDMGFEHTKVALSVGVQRMVRSDLACSGVMFSIDTESGFRNAVLINSSYGLGENIVQGIVNPDEFYVFKPTLMQGFQPILQKRLGGKEMKLVYDIGGEKIVKNVPVPPEERKKFSLSDEEILTLAKWACIVEEHYSQLHGRFTPMDMEWAKDGLSGELFMLQARPETVHGGKARNVLEFYRLKGTGPVLIEGRSVGEKIVHGKIKVIKSIQQIDRFEPGEILVTEKTDPDWEPIMKKAKAIVTNRGGRTCHAAIVSRELGVPAIVGTERGTEVLKDGMIVTVSCAEGEVGKVYNGEIPFEIEKVNLENIPRPRTKIMMNVGNPEEAFDLSFLPNDGVGLAREEFILTNYVRIHPMALVHFDQLKEGEDKKKIIEMTEIYPRKTDFFVEKLSEGIGMIAAAFYPKDVIVRLSDFKTNEYANLIGGQDFEPIERNPMIGFRGASRYYNPRYQEGFALECQAIRKARETFGLFNIKIMIPVVRTVEEGKKVIAEMEKNGLKKGEKGLEIYMMCEIPSNVILAEEFCEIFDGFSIGSNDLTQLVLGVDRDSEIVASLYDERNEAVKRMISSVIKTAKQKQKKIGICGEAPSNYPEFAEFLVKEGIDSLSLSADVVIKTTLNILELEKNLFQSS; encoded by the coding sequence ATGAATCCGACCCCTAATAGTCTAAAAGATAAGAAACCCTTCGTCTTATGGTTCGATCAGATCAGTCTCAAAGACATTCCTCTTGTTGGTGGCAAAAATGCTTCTCTTGGGGAAATGTATTCTCATCTTTCTTCCAAAGGCATAAAAGTGCCAAATGGTTTTGCTACAACAGCCGAAGCGTATCGATTTTTCTTATCTGAAAACAGGCTGGAAGAAGAGATAAAAGAGTTGCTTTCAGGCTTGGATCCACATGACCTTGAGAATTTGAGGGATAGAGGTAGAAAAATTAGGGCCTTAATCATTGATTCCCCAATGCCCAAGGAACTTGAAAATGAAATTATAAATGCCTATGCAAACCTGAATAAAGAGGCTAAACAACAGGCTGTGGATGTAGCAGTTCGCTCAAGTGCTACCGCTGAAGATCTCCCTGGTGCTAGTTTCGCTGGTCAGCAAGAAACCTATTTAAATGTTCGGGGTAAGGATAATTTACTGCATTCAATTAAAAAGTGTTTTGCTTCCTTGTTTACTGATCGAGCCATCTCTTATCGGTCGGACATGGGATTTGAGCATACAAAAGTAGCTCTTTCTGTTGGGGTTCAAAGAATGGTTAGATCGGATTTGGCTTGCTCGGGAGTGATGTTTTCTATTGATACAGAGTCAGGTTTTCGCAATGCGGTTTTAATCAATTCTTCTTATGGGCTAGGGGAAAATATCGTGCAAGGAATCGTCAATCCTGACGAATTTTATGTTTTCAAGCCCACTTTGATGCAGGGTTTTCAGCCAATCTTACAGAAGAGATTGGGGGGCAAAGAAATGAAACTCGTCTACGATATCGGGGGAGAAAAAATTGTAAAAAATGTTCCTGTGCCCCCAGAAGAGAGGAAAAAATTTTCTTTATCCGATGAAGAGATCCTTACTCTGGCCAAGTGGGCTTGTATTGTGGAAGAACACTATTCTCAACTCCATGGTCGATTTACTCCCATGGATATGGAGTGGGCAAAAGACGGACTGAGTGGAGAACTTTTTATGCTTCAAGCTAGACCAGAAACAGTACATGGAGGGAAAGCTAGGAACGTTTTAGAATTTTATCGCCTCAAAGGCACTGGCCCTGTTCTGATTGAAGGAAGAAGCGTTGGAGAAAAAATTGTTCATGGGAAAATCAAGGTTATTAAAAGTATCCAACAGATAGATCGGTTCGAGCCAGGCGAAATTCTTGTGACTGAAAAGACTGACCCTGATTGGGAGCCTATAATGAAGAAGGCCAAGGCGATTGTGACGAATCGGGGCGGAAGGACCTGTCATGCGGCTATTGTTAGCCGAGAGTTAGGGGTACCTGCTATTGTAGGCACAGAAAGAGGGACGGAGGTTTTGAAAGATGGTATGATCGTAACGGTAAGCTGTGCAGAAGGAGAGGTGGGTAAAGTTTATAATGGAGAAATTCCTTTTGAAATTGAAAAAGTTAATTTGGAAAACATCCCACGGCCTCGGACAAAGATCATGATGAACGTAGGGAATCCTGAAGAGGCCTTTGATCTTTCTTTCCTTCCCAATGATGGGGTAGGATTAGCACGGGAAGAGTTTATTTTGACCAATTATGTCAGAATCCACCCTATGGCTTTAGTGCATTTTGACCAGTTAAAAGAAGGGGAAGATAAAAAGAAGATTATAGAAATGACAGAAATCTATCCAAGGAAAACGGATTTTTTTGTGGAGAAACTCTCCGAAGGCATTGGGATGATTGCCGCAGCCTTTTATCCAAAGGATGTCATAGTCAGGCTTAGTGACTTTAAGACCAATGAATATGCCAATTTGATAGGTGGTCAAGACTTTGAACCTATAGAACGCAATCCGATGATTGGATTCAGGGGGGCTTCTCGTTATTATAATCCAAGGTATCAGGAAGGTTTTGCTTTGGAGTGTCAAGCTATACGGAAAGCGAGAGAAACCTTTGGCCTTTTTAATATCAAGATCATGATTCCAGTCGTAAGGACGGTAGAAGAGGGCAAGAAAGTGATAGCCGAAATGGAGAAAAATGGTCTTAAAAAAGGCGAAAAGGGGCTTGAGATTTACATGATGTGCGAAATTCCCAGTAATGTCATTCTGGCCGAAGAGTTTTGCGAGATTTTTGATGGTTTTTCTATTGGCTCGAATGATTTGACTCAACTTGTCCTTGGAGTAGATAGGGATTCTGAAATTGTCGCTTCCCTCTATGACGAAAGAAACGAGGCGGTCAAGCGCATGATTTCTTCTGTAATAAAAACGGCAAAACAGAAACAGAAAAAGATTGGGATTTGTGGAGAAGCTCCCAGTAATTATCCTGAGTTTGCCGAGTTTCTCGTCAAAGAGGGAATAGATAGCCTCTCATTGAGTGCGGATGTCGTTATTAAAACGACTTTAAATATCTTGGAGCTTGAAAAAAACCTTTTTCAGTCCTCTTAA
- a CDS encoding class I SAM-dependent rRNA methyltransferase has product MSILVDVLNGQKTGLYLDQAANYHLIATMAKNRRVLDCFSYQGLFSIFCALQGAKHCIAVDQSAAAIDIGKKNADSLGLRIDWVCENAFDWLRKKEKEKQKFDLIILDPPSFTKTKVQKESAFRGYHEIHLRALNLLEVGGYLASFCCSHHIMMEEWKELIAKASWETHTRLRYLNCLPQSADHPILFNIPETEYLKGVLAQKID; this is encoded by the coding sequence GTGAGTATTTTAGTTGACGTTCTCAACGGGCAGAAAACCGGACTTTATTTGGACCAAGCTGCCAATTATCATTTGATTGCGACTATGGCTAAAAATAGAAGAGTGCTGGATTGTTTTTCGTATCAAGGTCTTTTTTCAATATTTTGTGCTCTTCAAGGCGCAAAGCATTGTATTGCTGTGGATCAATCTGCTGCTGCAATCGATATTGGGAAAAAAAATGCTGATTCGCTTGGCCTGCGAATAGATTGGGTATGTGAAAATGCTTTCGATTGGCTGCGGAAAAAAGAAAAAGAAAAGCAGAAATTTGATTTGATTATTCTCGATCCCCCTTCTTTTACCAAAACAAAAGTTCAAAAAGAATCGGCTTTTCGCGGCTATCATGAGATCCATTTGCGTGCCTTAAATTTGTTGGAGGTGGGAGGCTATTTAGCAAGTTTTTGTTGTTCGCATCATATTATGATGGAAGAATGGAAAGAGTTGATTGCCAAGGCTTCCTGGGAGACTCATACAAGACTTCGCTATCTGAATTGTTTGCCGCAAAGTGCTGATCACCCCATTTTATTCAATATTCCTGAAACCGAATACCTCAAGGGAGTTTTAGCTCAAAAAATAGACTAG
- a CDS encoding bifunctional acetate--CoA ligase family protein/GNAT family N-acetyltransferase: MQISSKLIVGTYGIRNFLPPKRVALVGASEQPFSVGRALMENLIKWGGILYPVNPNHAEIFGRKSYPTIKDVPSSIDLAIIATPAITVPQIIEDCVHASVKGAVIISAGFKEIGEAGRLLEQKVVEIARRGGLRIIGPNCVGIMLPSVQFNGTFLPQMPKVGHIAFLSQSGALGAAVLDWSLSRDIGFSAFFSLGSLADVDWGDILFYLAEDHLTRVILIYMESIGDPASFLSAARQLNFQKPILVLKAGRSKEGSQAALSHTGSMTGSDAVLDAAFLRTGVLRVDSFSEFFSLASFFSQRPLPLGPKLAILTNAGGAGVLATDKLVLTGGKLAELSEATIRKLDAFLPPAWSHANPVDILGDADVERYRKALEILLEEENADGLLVILTKQAMTKPKETAQEVALLAKHYSKPLLCCWMGGESVSESRRILEKEGIPTFDFPEEAAQSFSFGWLHRKNFSAIYETPILVSSSEEILKAKKNTQELLSKLKEKNLTLLTEYQSKEILRFYGIGVNETFLAKNEQEAVSIAEEIGYPVVAKLNSTKISHKSDVGGVILGISDKASLEKAFRKIRENTIKHASESAFEGVSIQRMISEKGIELILGGTTDPQFGPVMLFGSGGMFVEIYKDNALALPPLTTALSSILINRTKIAKAFHGFRGIPPVDIRKLNETLVRFSELLVYETRIKEIDINPLLVYGSMVIALDARIVPHSFTIDESTIRPPAIRPYPLEYIWKERLLDGTSVLIRPIRPEDEPLMIEFHKGLSQESVYYRYFQNLSFEERVDHLRLSRICFSDYNIEIVLVAQILVADQPREIIGVGRLGKYHGFEGAEFAIIIQDQWQHKGLGTLLLRKLKEIGLKEKLAWIIGRMLPLNESMKKIADKEGFVVYFDESSQEYIAELDLRKMDSRTGANE, translated from the coding sequence ATGCAGATCAGCTCCAAACTTATTGTGGGAACTTACGGCATAAGGAATTTTCTTCCTCCCAAACGGGTAGCCCTCGTAGGTGCTTCAGAACAACCATTTTCTGTCGGAAGGGCTTTGATGGAAAATCTGATCAAATGGGGAGGCATATTGTATCCGGTGAATCCTAATCACGCGGAAATTTTTGGGAGAAAGTCTTATCCCACCATCAAAGATGTTCCCAGTTCTATTGACCTAGCGATTATCGCAACGCCGGCTATCACTGTTCCTCAGATTATAGAAGATTGTGTGCATGCCTCTGTTAAAGGAGCAGTGATTATTTCAGCCGGTTTTAAAGAGATTGGAGAGGCAGGAAGGTTGTTAGAACAAAAGGTTGTCGAAATAGCCAGGCGAGGGGGACTTAGAATCATTGGTCCTAATTGTGTAGGAATCATGCTTCCTTCGGTTCAATTCAATGGCACATTTTTACCTCAAATGCCTAAAGTGGGGCATATCGCTTTTTTGAGTCAGAGTGGAGCCCTAGGGGCTGCTGTATTGGATTGGAGTTTAAGTCGAGACATTGGATTTAGCGCTTTTTTTTCTTTGGGTTCTTTAGCTGATGTAGATTGGGGAGACATTCTTTTTTATCTCGCTGAAGACCATTTAACCAGGGTGATCCTTATATATATGGAATCCATTGGGGATCCAGCATCATTTCTTTCTGCTGCCAGACAACTGAATTTCCAAAAGCCTATTTTGGTATTGAAAGCTGGAAGATCAAAGGAAGGTTCTCAAGCAGCCTTATCTCATACGGGCTCAATGACAGGTAGTGATGCCGTTTTGGATGCTGCTTTTCTCCGGACGGGTGTGCTAAGGGTGGATTCTTTTTCTGAATTTTTTTCTCTGGCCTCTTTTTTCAGCCAAAGGCCTCTGCCGTTAGGTCCAAAGCTTGCCATCTTAACAAATGCAGGAGGAGCTGGCGTTTTGGCAACCGACAAGCTTGTGCTTACTGGTGGCAAACTTGCCGAACTTTCAGAGGCTACCATTCGTAAATTAGACGCTTTTCTCCCTCCAGCATGGAGTCATGCTAATCCCGTGGACATATTGGGAGATGCTGATGTGGAACGCTATCGAAAGGCTTTAGAGATCCTTTTAGAAGAGGAAAATGCCGATGGTCTGCTCGTTATTCTTACAAAACAAGCTATGACTAAACCTAAAGAAACGGCTCAAGAAGTGGCTTTGTTAGCAAAGCATTACTCTAAGCCCCTGCTTTGCTGTTGGATGGGAGGAGAATCTGTCTCTGAAAGTAGGAGGATCCTTGAAAAAGAGGGAATACCAACTTTTGATTTTCCCGAAGAAGCCGCACAGTCTTTTTCTTTTGGTTGGCTCCATAGGAAAAATTTTTCAGCGATTTATGAAACTCCTATCCTTGTTAGTTCTTCAGAAGAGATACTTAAAGCCAAAAAAAATACGCAGGAACTGCTTTCGAAATTGAAAGAAAAAAACCTCACACTTTTAACAGAGTATCAATCCAAAGAAATCCTCCGTTTTTATGGGATTGGAGTCAATGAAACTTTCCTGGCAAAAAACGAACAGGAAGCCGTCTCTATTGCTGAAGAAATTGGTTATCCAGTGGTTGCTAAGTTAAATTCGACAAAAATTTCTCATAAGAGCGATGTAGGAGGGGTGATCCTAGGGATATCCGATAAAGCTTCTCTGGAAAAAGCCTTTCGAAAAATTAGGGAGAATACAATAAAACATGCTTCCGAAAGTGCCTTTGAAGGTGTATCGATTCAAAGAATGATTTCAGAAAAAGGAATTGAACTGATCTTGGGGGGAACAACTGATCCTCAGTTTGGGCCAGTCATGCTCTTTGGATCTGGAGGTATGTTTGTAGAAATTTATAAAGACAATGCACTTGCCCTTCCGCCTCTGACTACGGCCCTTTCTTCTATTCTTATTAACCGGACTAAAATAGCGAAAGCTTTTCATGGATTTAGGGGCATTCCGCCTGTGGATATAAGAAAACTGAATGAAACTTTGGTCCGTTTCAGTGAACTCCTCGTATATGAAACCAGAATAAAAGAGATAGATATTAATCCACTATTAGTCTACGGCTCTATGGTGATAGCTCTGGATGCAAGGATTGTTCCTCATTCATTCACAATCGATGAGAGCACTATTCGTCCTCCTGCAATTCGGCCTTATCCTTTAGAGTATATATGGAAGGAGAGGCTTTTGGATGGCACGAGCGTTTTGATTAGACCAATTAGACCGGAAGATGAACCATTGATGATCGAATTTCATAAAGGCCTTTCTCAAGAATCAGTATATTACCGTTATTTTCAAAATCTATCCTTTGAAGAAAGAGTCGATCATTTGAGATTATCTCGAATATGTTTTTCAGATTATAACATCGAGATTGTGCTTGTTGCTCAGATCCTTGTAGCAGACCAGCCTCGAGAAATCATTGGTGTAGGAAGACTTGGAAAATACCATGGATTTGAAGGAGCTGAATTTGCCATTATCATCCAGGATCAATGGCAGCATAAAGGACTTGGAACCCTCCTTTTACGCAAGCTTAAAGAAATTGGTCTAAAAGAAAAGCTTGCGTGGATCATTGGCAGAATGTTGCCACTGAATGAATCGATGAAAAAAATTGCTGATAAAGAAGGTTTTGTTGTGTATTTTGATGAATCCTCTCAAGAATATATTGCGGAGTTGGATTTACGCAAAATGGATTCCCGAACCGGGGCAAATGAATAA
- a CDS encoding ParB/RepB/Spo0J family partition protein: MSKRSLGKGLSDLINTKSLFSSVPSEELGEKISLIKVDSISPNPYQPRKVIREEELVELTESIKEKGLLQPVIVRQQSENQFELIAGERRWRSAIRAGLETIPAIIRTASDRDLIEIALMENLQRSDLNPIEEARGYALMIEKFGLTQEVVAQRLGKNRATVANSLRLLTLSQPVQDLIEKGSLSQGHGKVLLGLADKEMQEKVAQKIVKEGWSVRKTEEFVGNYNEKKKKSLEVQKERESDFLFSNIEKELCVKFGSPVKIKGDKNSGKIEITFRSIQDLHRVLGFLGISF; encoded by the coding sequence ATGTCTAAAAGAAGCCTTGGTAAAGGTTTGAGTGACTTAATCAATACAAAATCACTTTTTTCATCGGTTCCGAGCGAAGAGCTGGGAGAAAAAATTAGTTTGATCAAGGTAGATAGCATTTCTCCTAATCCGTATCAACCTAGAAAAGTGATTCGTGAAGAAGAACTGGTAGAACTAACCGAGTCGATTAAAGAAAAGGGATTACTGCAGCCTGTAATTGTCAGGCAACAAAGTGAAAATCAATTCGAGTTGATTGCAGGAGAGAGAAGATGGAGATCAGCCATACGCGCTGGACTGGAAACTATTCCTGCGATTATCCGGACAGCCTCGGACAGAGATCTCATAGAGATTGCTTTAATGGAGAACTTGCAACGGAGCGATCTGAATCCAATCGAAGAGGCTAGAGGCTATGCCCTTATGATCGAAAAATTTGGGCTGACCCAAGAGGTAGTAGCACAGAGGCTTGGGAAAAATCGGGCGACTGTCGCTAACTCTTTGCGATTGTTGACTTTGTCCCAGCCTGTTCAGGATCTTATTGAAAAAGGCAGTTTAAGTCAGGGACATGGTAAAGTGTTGCTTGGTCTTGCAGATAAAGAAATGCAAGAAAAAGTGGCTCAAAAAATAGTCAAGGAAGGATGGTCGGTCAGAAAAACCGAAGAATTTGTAGGAAATTATAACGAAAAGAAAAAAAAATCATTAGAAGTTCAAAAAGAAAGAGAATCAGATTTCTTGTTCTCAAACATCGAAAAAGAGCTCTGTGTAAAATTCGGTTCTCCAGTCAAAATAAAAGGGGATAAAAATTCGGGGAAAATAGAAATTACCTTTCGGTCTATTCAGGATCTTCATCGCGTTCTTGGCTTTTTGGGAATATCTTTCTAA
- a CDS encoding KamA family radical SAM protein, with protein sequence MSISDKDWNDWHWQLKNRLHSLEQIEKQLALSPEEQRGLRFASKEKLAFSLTPYFFNLIDPQNPDCPIRRQVIPRVEELVSLPYEMSDPCGEDKDMVAPGLVHRYPDRVLFLVTDRCASYCRYCTRSRIVSGVSGQKLETDDKLAFEYLKNHREVRDVLISGGDPLLLSDSRLERLLRQLREIPHIEIIRIGTRIPIFLPQRITDGLCKMLKTYHPLWLNIHANHPKELTIEVKIALEKLADAGIPLGNQSVLLKGINDDHQIILELVRKLIRCRVRPYYLYQCDLIQGTDHFRVPIKKGLEIMRNLRGFTTGFAVPQYVVDGPGGGGKIPLNPDYVIGYYEDKVLLRNYEGKIYSYPGAQDTKQDENYDRQSGTCM encoded by the coding sequence ATGTCAATATCCGATAAAGATTGGAATGATTGGCACTGGCAGCTGAAAAATCGATTGCATTCCCTAGAGCAAATTGAAAAGCAACTAGCTCTAAGTCCAGAAGAACAGCGTGGTCTTAGATTTGCTTCAAAAGAAAAGCTTGCCTTTTCCCTTACCCCCTATTTTTTTAATCTCATCGATCCACAAAACCCTGATTGTCCCATCCGTAGGCAGGTAATACCAAGAGTCGAGGAGCTGGTTAGCTTGCCCTATGAAATGTCGGATCCTTGCGGAGAAGATAAAGATATGGTGGCTCCAGGACTGGTTCATCGATATCCTGACAGAGTTCTTTTCCTTGTGACAGATAGATGCGCTAGTTATTGTCGATATTGTACTAGAAGCAGGATTGTCAGTGGGGTTAGTGGGCAAAAACTAGAAACCGACGACAAATTAGCTTTCGAGTATTTAAAAAACCATAGGGAAGTTAGAGATGTGCTTATTTCGGGAGGAGACCCACTTTTATTATCTGACAGTCGGCTTGAAAGACTTCTTAGACAATTAAGAGAGATCCCTCACATTGAAATTATTAGGATTGGAACACGGATTCCCATATTCCTCCCACAAAGGATAACGGACGGTCTTTGCAAAATGTTAAAAACTTATCATCCTTTGTGGCTCAATATCCATGCCAATCATCCAAAGGAATTGACAATAGAAGTGAAAATAGCTTTAGAAAAATTAGCGGATGCCGGTATCCCGTTGGGCAATCAATCTGTGCTTTTAAAAGGGATCAATGACGACCATCAGATAATACTGGAGTTGGTTAGAAAGCTGATCCGGTGCAGAGTTAGACCTTATTATCTTTATCAGTGCGACCTTATTCAGGGAACTGATCATTTTCGTGTGCCAATCAAAAAAGGATTGGAAATCATGAGAAATCTAAGAGGTTTTACAACCGGTTTTGCTGTTCCGCAATATGTGGTTGATGGACCGGGAGGGGGTGGAAAGATCCCTTTGAATCCAGATTATGTTATAGGATATTATGAAGATAAAGTACTGTTACGAAATTATGAAGGTAAAATTTACTCCTATCCAGGAGCTCAAGATACAAAACAAGACGAAAACTATGATCGACAGTCTGGGACCTGCATGTAA